A genomic window from Thiomonas arsenitoxydans includes:
- a CDS encoding alpha-ketoacid dehydrogenase subunit beta yields MPTQTLFYWQALNRALDAEMAADDAVFTLGEDVGLYGGTYRVTEGLQAKYGERRVLDTPISENSFTGLGVGAAMVGMRPVVEIMTVNFALLALDAIANMAAKIPFMSGGQFRMPLTIRMPGGVARQLAAQHSQRLEHTLMNVAGLRIVVPATPQDAYWQLRQAIRADDCVIVLEHELLNFDQGLVSEDAPAPPPHRAIVRRPGRDLTLISYSRMANQALAAAEQLAAEGIEAEVIDLRSLSPIDWATCAASVRQTGHVLIAEEDSRFAGAGAEIAATLTERCFDSLRAAPMRVAALDLPTPYNKRLEEQSIPQPADIAAAARKLLGLAAKENAV; encoded by the coding sequence ATGCCCACCCAGACACTCTTTTACTGGCAGGCGCTCAATCGCGCGCTTGATGCCGAAATGGCCGCAGACGACGCGGTATTTACTTTGGGAGAAGACGTCGGCCTCTATGGCGGCACCTATCGCGTCACCGAAGGACTGCAGGCCAAGTATGGCGAACGCCGTGTGCTTGACACTCCGATTTCCGAGAACAGCTTTACCGGCCTGGGGGTGGGGGCGGCGATGGTCGGGATGCGCCCCGTGGTCGAGATCATGACCGTGAACTTCGCACTGTTGGCGCTCGATGCCATCGCCAACATGGCGGCCAAGATTCCGTTCATGTCCGGCGGGCAGTTTCGCATGCCGTTGACGATCCGCATGCCCGGCGGCGTTGCGCGGCAACTCGCCGCGCAGCATTCGCAGCGGCTGGAACACACGCTGATGAATGTCGCCGGACTGCGCATCGTCGTTCCGGCCACGCCGCAAGATGCTTACTGGCAACTGCGTCAAGCCATCCGCGCTGACGACTGCGTGATCGTGCTCGAACACGAGCTGCTTAATTTCGACCAGGGCCTGGTGAGTGAAGACGCACCGGCCCCGCCGCCGCACCGCGCGATCGTGCGGCGCCCTGGACGCGATCTCACCCTCATCAGCTATTCGCGCATGGCCAATCAGGCGCTGGCCGCAGCCGAGCAGCTCGCGGCAGAAGGCATCGAGGCCGAGGTCATCGATCTGCGCTCGCTCAGCCCGATCGACTGGGCCACCTGTGCCGCTTCGGTGCGCCAGACTGGCCATGTGCTCATCGCTGAAGAAGACAGCCGCTTTGCCGGGGCGGGGGCCGAGATCGCCGCCACGCTTACCGAACGGTGTTTCGACAGCCTGCGCGCTGCGCCAATGCGTGTGGCCGCACTTGACCTGCCCACCCCCTACAACAAGCGCCTGGAAGAGCAATCCATTCCTCAACCCGCAGATATCGCCGCAGCCGCCCGCAAACTCCTGGGTCTGGCCGCCAAGGAGAACGCCGTATGA
- a CDS encoding dihydrolipoamide acetyltransferase family protein has protein sequence MTQTAVTMPVLSDTMQTGRIARWLKQPGDPVKSGDVLAEVESDKAIMDVEAYADGVLSGPLAPVDSDIPVKSTIAWITDAASAPAPAPKSPAQPAAQAAQTGASLMQQTPPRAAPQPEAPSPAPTSASATPAPQPEPQPEPHAASAPASPVLDAALAARSAGGVSPFARGLAAELDIDPALLQPDAQGRITAVQVLAAAIGPQLPHLQLGPVHRIERPSSLKAAMAENMQRTVHTPTFHVTAAVDLQPLHAAAQQAHQSISLLLARACALTVQKHPDFNACWTPGGLARREAIDIAIAVDTADGLITPVLRNAVRPLPELNEDWRELREKVARRRLVPADYSGATFYLSNLGMFAGVEQFDAIVPLGAAAILAVAAPARDGLTRLTLTCDHRVVAGADAARFLATLDEQVRAVDGLMA, from the coding sequence ATGACCCAGACCGCCGTCACCATGCCCGTGCTGTCTGACACCATGCAGACCGGACGCATCGCGCGCTGGCTCAAGCAGCCGGGCGATCCCGTCAAGAGCGGCGATGTGCTGGCTGAAGTCGAGTCGGACAAAGCCATCATGGATGTCGAAGCCTATGCCGACGGCGTGCTGTCCGGGCCGCTGGCGCCGGTAGATAGCGATATCCCGGTGAAATCGACCATCGCCTGGATCACCGATGCGGCGTCGGCGCCTGCGCCTGCGCCAAAAAGTCCTGCACAACCCGCTGCGCAAGCGGCGCAGACCGGGGCCTCTTTGATGCAACAAACCCCACCGCGCGCCGCGCCGCAGCCCGAGGCTCCGTCCCCTGCGCCAACCTCTGCGTCCGCCACCCCCGCCCCCCAGCCCGAACCCCAGCCCGAACCCCACGCCGCTTCCGCCCCGGCCAGCCCGGTGCTCGATGCAGCGCTGGCCGCGCGCTCTGCGGGCGGCGTCTCGCCATTCGCCCGCGGACTGGCTGCCGAGCTGGATATCGACCCTGCCTTGCTCCAGCCCGACGCTCAAGGCCGCATCACCGCCGTGCAGGTGCTTGCTGCGGCCATAGGGCCGCAACTGCCCCATCTGCAACTCGGCCCGGTGCATCGCATCGAGCGGCCAAGCAGCCTGAAGGCGGCAATGGCCGAGAACATGCAGCGCACCGTGCACACGCCCACCTTCCATGTCACCGCGGCGGTCGATCTGCAACCCCTGCACGCCGCCGCGCAGCAGGCGCATCAATCCATCAGCCTGCTGCTGGCGCGCGCCTGCGCGCTGACCGTGCAGAAACACCCGGATTTCAACGCCTGCTGGACGCCCGGCGGACTGGCGCGGCGCGAGGCCATCGACATCGCCATTGCCGTCGATACCGCAGACGGCCTCATCACCCCGGTGTTGCGCAACGCCGTCCGCCCCTTGCCCGAGCTGAACGAAGACTGGCGAGAGCTGCGCGAGAAGGTGGCGCGCCGCCGTCTGGTTCCGGCCGATTACTCCGGCGCCACCTTCTATCTCTCCAACCTCGGCATGTTCGCCGGGGTCGAGCAGTTCGACGCCATCGTCCCTCTAGGGGCCGCGGCCATTCTTGCCGTGGCGGCGCCAGCGCGCGACGGCCTGACCCGGCTCACGCTCACCTGTGACCACCGCGTCGTTGCCGGGGCCGACGCCGCGCGCTTTCTCGCCACGCTCGACGAGCAGGTGCGCGCCGTCGATGGGTTGATGGCATGA
- a CDS encoding DUF2934 domain-containing protein, with product METQKSSSVSAEQLQHMIAEAAFYRAERQGFQGDPVEDWLQAEVEIEALLRGVQEPKHSSAKRAQSAAEASAHARSEPKAAARKK from the coding sequence ATGGAAACTCAGAAGAGTTCTTCCGTTTCGGCGGAGCAGCTTCAACACATGATTGCCGAAGCCGCTTTTTATCGGGCGGAGCGCCAAGGTTTTCAAGGCGATCCGGTGGAGGACTGGCTGCAGGCGGAGGTGGAGATTGAAGCCCTGCTGCGGGGCGTCCAGGAGCCCAAGCACAGCTCCGCGAAAAGGGCGCAATCTGCAGCCGAAGCCTCTGCACACGCCCGAAGCGAACCTAAGGCCGCAGCAAGGAAAAAGTAA
- a CDS encoding beta/alpha barrel domain-containing protein — MSLPRAVPADVPESERARFLANLHRVTQGSGRLMLMAGDQKVEHLNDDFVGDHVAVDDADPEHLFRIASRARIGAFATQLGLISRYAPDYRDVPYVVKLNAKTHLVPARSADPLSRQWHTIEQVVRLRDTAGLQMVGIGYTLYPGSAFEAEMLAEAAKAVFEAHQQGLLAILWAYPRGQHITDEHDAHLIAGVAGLAACLGADFVKVNAPSAGPQSLREAVRAAGRTGVVCAGGGERGAEAFLRGLHAQLTEGGAAGSATGRNIHQRPLAEAVRLCNAITALDCDGASLHDALRILHGS, encoded by the coding sequence ATGTCCCTACCCCGTGCCGTCCCCGCAGATGTTCCCGAATCCGAGCGGGCCCGCTTTCTCGCCAATCTGCACCGCGTCACCCAGGGCAGCGGGCGGCTCATGCTCATGGCGGGCGATCAAAAGGTCGAGCATCTCAACGACGACTTCGTCGGCGATCATGTGGCCGTGGATGATGCCGATCCCGAGCATCTGTTCCGTATTGCCTCACGGGCGCGCATCGGCGCATTCGCCACACAACTCGGGCTCATCTCGCGCTATGCGCCCGATTATCGGGATGTGCCTTATGTGGTCAAGCTCAACGCCAAGACCCACCTGGTTCCAGCCCGCAGCGCAGACCCGCTTAGTCGCCAGTGGCACACCATCGAGCAGGTGGTGAGACTGCGCGACACCGCCGGTCTGCAGATGGTCGGCATTGGCTATACCCTCTACCCCGGCAGCGCATTCGAAGCCGAGATGCTCGCCGAGGCGGCCAAGGCGGTGTTCGAGGCGCATCAACAGGGCCTACTGGCGATCCTCTGGGCCTATCCCCGGGGGCAGCACATCACCGACGAACACGACGCTCATCTGATCGCCGGCGTTGCCGGATTGGCTGCCTGTCTGGGCGCCGACTTTGTCAAGGTCAACGCGCCCAGCGCCGGGCCGCAGTCACTGCGCGAAGCAGTGCGGGCTGCGGGTCGAACCGGCGTGGTCTGCGCCGGAGGCGGCGAGCGCGGCGCCGAAGCGTTTCTCAGGGGCTTGCATGCGCAACTGACCGAAGGCGGCGCAGCAGGCAGCGCCACCGGGCGCAACATTCACCAACGACCGCTCGCCGAGGCGGTGCGGCTATGCAACGCGATCACCGCCCTCGACTGCGACGGCGCGAGCCTGCACGATGCGCTGCGCATTCTGCACGGAAGCTGA
- the eno gene encoding phosphopyruvate hydratase, whose translation MNATITALTAREILDSRGNPTVEVDCTLASGIKARAAVPSGASTGSREAVELRDGDARRFGGKGVLKAVGHVNDVLAPQLLGRNAREQAAIDAAMMALDGTDNKAKLGANALLGVSLAVARAAAAACDLPLYQYLGGPGATRLPVPHMNILNGGVHAHWQGADFQEFMIAPLGATSVREAVRWGSEVYHALQSILQAKGLSVGVGDEGGFAPQVQSNEQPLELIAQAIEKAGLRPGADVAIAIDPASSEFFEDGRYYNLRTEKRRLEAPEMVEYYARLVKVHPIVLLEDGMAEDDWAGWKALNHALGDTTELVGDDIFCTNPAIIARGIAENIANSVLIKLNQIGTLTETIAANRLARDHGWGAFVSHRSGETVDSFIADLTVALDTGHLKTGAPARGERVEKYNQLMRIEQELGSAAHYAGRGAYVRAPRF comes from the coding sequence ATGAACGCCACCATCACCGCACTGACCGCCCGTGAAATTCTCGATTCGCGCGGCAACCCCACCGTCGAAGTCGATTGCACCCTGGCCAGCGGCATCAAGGCGCGCGCTGCCGTGCCTTCGGGCGCGTCCACCGGCTCGCGCGAGGCGGTGGAACTGCGTGACGGCGACGCCAGGCGCTTTGGCGGCAAGGGCGTGCTCAAGGCCGTTGGCCATGTCAACGACGTGCTTGCGCCGCAACTCCTCGGCCGCAACGCCCGCGAGCAGGCGGCGATCGACGCCGCCATGATGGCGCTGGACGGTACCGACAACAAGGCCAAGCTCGGCGCCAACGCCCTGTTGGGCGTTTCACTGGCGGTCGCCCGTGCCGCTGCCGCCGCCTGCGACCTGCCGCTCTATCAGTACCTCGGCGGCCCGGGCGCTACGCGTCTGCCGGTGCCGCACATGAACATTCTCAACGGCGGAGTGCATGCGCATTGGCAGGGCGCCGATTTTCAGGAATTCATGATCGCGCCGCTGGGCGCAACCAGCGTGCGCGAGGCGGTGCGCTGGGGCTCGGAGGTCTATCACGCGCTGCAGTCGATTCTGCAAGCCAAGGGGCTGTCGGTCGGCGTGGGCGATGAAGGCGGTTTTGCCCCGCAGGTTCAGTCCAACGAACAACCGTTGGAGCTCATCGCACAGGCCATCGAAAAGGCTGGATTGCGGCCCGGCGCCGACGTAGCGATTGCCATCGACCCGGCGTCCAGTGAATTCTTCGAAGACGGCCGGTATTACAACCTGCGTACCGAAAAGCGTCGCCTGGAGGCACCGGAAATGGTGGAGTATTACGCCCGGCTCGTGAAGGTCCACCCCATCGTTCTGCTCGAAGACGGCATGGCCGAAGACGACTGGGCCGGATGGAAGGCGCTCAACCACGCGCTGGGCGACACTACCGAACTGGTCGGCGACGATATTTTCTGCACCAACCCGGCCATCATCGCCCGCGGCATCGCAGAGAACATCGCCAACTCGGTGCTCATCAAGCTCAACCAGATCGGCACGCTCACCGAAACCATCGCTGCCAACCGTCTGGCGCGCGATCACGGCTGGGGCGCTTTTGTTTCGCATCGCTCAGGCGAGACCGTGGACAGTTTCATTGCGGATCTCACCGTGGCGCTCGATACCGGCCATCTCAAGACCGGCGCCCCCGCGCGCGGCGAGCGAGTGGAAAAATACAACCAGCTCATGCGTATCGAGCAAGAGCTGGGCAGTGCGGCCCATTACGCCGGCCGCGGCGCCTATGTGCGCGCGCCGCGCTTTTGA
- a CDS encoding DUF535 family protein, with the protein MQLRRTKWRVRALLYGRNLAEVKRFMQSTGVQRDILRTPPRLYEKVYRPYLVCGLSPRQSARLVYSHYRLACDYLSGAQRRAIHWHQGLNLCKVAAEAQPSTA; encoded by the coding sequence ATGCAGCTGCGCCGTACAAAGTGGCGCGTGCGTGCCCTGCTATATGGCAGGAATTTGGCTGAAGTGAAGAGGTTCATGCAGTCGACGGGTGTGCAGCGCGACATCTTGCGGACACCTCCTCGCCTTTACGAGAAGGTTTATCGTCCCTATCTTGTGTGCGGGCTGAGCCCTCGGCAAAGCGCCCGTTTGGTTTACAGCCACTACCGACTGGCGTGTGACTATTTGAGCGGGGCACAACGGCGCGCCATCCATTGGCATCAGGGACTGAATCTCTGCAAGGTGGCGGCAGAAGCGCAGCCCTCCACCGCCTGA
- a CDS encoding bifunctional aminoglycoside phosphotransferase/ATP-binding protein, translating into MSVPPSPAAALIDGLQQMLQTATGRPVRRVETHISWVLLDGEFAWKVKKPVRLGFLDFSALEARRHGCEEELRLNRRLAPAIYLDVVPIYGSATAPRLGGDGKPIEYALRMEQFAAGALLSERLAAGSLATTAIDRLAARLAAFHAAAPAAAGETPYGAPAAILAATSKVLGGLQAQVGARTVADLHDWCAAQGRRLRARFVARKCRGWVREGHGDLHLDNLVTLGDGVTAFDCVEFDPGLRWIDVQSDIAFLTMDLTAHGRSDLAWRFLDRWLEATGDHAGVAVLRYYAVYRALVRALVTGLRRAEGLASAGPDYVGTARRLAAAGDARLLITHGLSGSGKSHVAQRVLEVAGAIRLRSDVERKRLFGLHPLDASAPVAHDIYAPAATRRTYTRLRESAAAVLDAGYPVIVDAAFLRARERDAFCRLADRKGVPFTILHCHADPAVLRQRVQARSTRRDDASEADLAVLERQLRDHDALSPDEDLVCITVDTNAPLDVNAIARRWKAAR; encoded by the coding sequence ATGTCCGTGCCGCCTAGCCCAGCCGCCGCGCTGATCGACGGCCTGCAGCAAATGTTGCAGACAGCCACCGGCCGACCGGTGAGGCGCGTCGAGACGCATATCTCCTGGGTGCTGCTCGATGGCGAGTTTGCCTGGAAAGTCAAGAAACCCGTTCGTCTCGGTTTTCTCGACTTCAGTGCACTCGAGGCGCGGCGCCATGGCTGCGAGGAAGAACTGCGGCTGAACCGCCGACTCGCCCCCGCGATCTACCTGGACGTAGTGCCGATCTATGGCAGTGCGACGGCTCCACGCCTGGGCGGCGACGGCAAGCCCATCGAATACGCGCTGCGTATGGAGCAGTTCGCCGCGGGTGCGCTCTTGAGCGAGAGGCTGGCGGCCGGGAGTCTCGCCACCACCGCCATTGATCGGCTGGCGGCGCGGCTGGCCGCATTTCACGCCGCCGCGCCCGCAGCCGCAGGCGAGACGCCCTACGGCGCTCCGGCGGCGATTCTTGCCGCCACGTCGAAAGTCCTGGGGGGGCTGCAAGCGCAGGTCGGCGCCCGCACGGTGGCCGACCTGCACGACTGGTGCGCGGCGCAGGGTCGGCGTCTTCGAGCACGCTTCGTGGCCCGCAAGTGCCGGGGCTGGGTGCGCGAAGGCCATGGCGATCTGCACCTGGACAACCTGGTCACCCTCGGCGATGGGGTCACGGCGTTCGACTGCGTCGAGTTCGACCCCGGCCTGCGCTGGATCGACGTGCAGAGCGACATCGCCTTCCTGACCATGGACCTGACCGCGCACGGACGCAGCGACCTGGCGTGGCGCTTTCTCGACCGCTGGCTCGAAGCCACCGGCGACCATGCCGGCGTGGCTGTGCTGCGCTACTACGCCGTCTATCGGGCGCTGGTGCGGGCGCTGGTGACGGGGTTGCGCCGCGCCGAGGGTCTGGCCAGCGCCGGGCCGGATTATGTCGGCACAGCGCGGCGGCTGGCCGCGGCGGGTGATGCGCGCCTGCTCATCACCCACGGCCTGTCGGGATCGGGCAAAAGCCATGTGGCGCAGCGAGTGCTGGAGGTTGCGGGAGCGATTCGCCTGCGTTCGGACGTCGAGCGCAAGCGGCTTTTCGGCCTGCACCCGCTCGACGCGTCTGCGCCGGTGGCGCATGACATCTATGCCCCGGCAGCGACGCGGCGCACCTATACGCGCCTGCGTGAATCGGCCGCGGCCGTGCTCGATGCCGGCTACCCGGTGATCGTCGATGCCGCGTTCCTGCGGGCGCGCGAGCGCGACGCGTTTTGCCGCCTGGCAGACCGCAAAGGCGTGCCGTTCACGATCCTGCACTGTCATGCCGACCCCGCCGTGCTGCGCCAGCGCGTGCAGGCTCGCAGCACCCGCCGCGACGATGCCTCGGAAGCCGATCTCGCCGTGCTCGAACGGCAACTCCGCGACCACGATGCACTGAGCCCGGACGAAGATCTTGTCTGCATCACGGTCGACACCAACGCGCCTCTGGACGTCAATGCCATCGCGCGACGCTGGAAGGCTGCGCGATGA
- the mgtA gene encoding magnesium-translocating P-type ATPase, with amino-acid sequence MTSTDQASLGQGLSSAEAAARLNQFGPNQIRPKRQRLVILEFLARLRNPLVLILLAASGISAVTGDATGACVIGLIVLASVTLDFFQEHRAGQAAQRLAAQVEVVATVLRDGTPCEVALSRLVPGDVVLLSAGRLVPADGMALEADDFFVNQAQLTGEPYPVEKRLGPTLQAHTWDADAPNAVFMGSSVVSGSARVLILRTGPLTALGQIATSLEKQPPATAFERGTRQFGLLIMRLTFGMVLFVLLVNIALHRPLLESFLFAVALAVGLTPELLPMIVSVTLARGALRMADKKVIVKRLSAMQDMGSMDVLCTDKTGTLTEAKIRLERHIDAQSRDSAHVLELAYLNSHFESGLKSPLDDAILQHDEIDASGWNKLDEVPFDFERRRVSVLVERQGRRLLVVKGAPEDILGLCTRYEQEDGSAAPLDGAARACITALFDSLGEEGLRVLAIAWRDMPPDHPHAVVTDESALIFAGFAAFLDPPKASAGEALAAMAASGVAVKIVTGDNERVTRHICMQLGVPIHGVLTGKEIAAMNDDALRARVADVNLFCRANPAQKNRILLALKARGHVVGYLGDGINDAPSLHSADIGISVDSAVDVAKQAAAMILLENDLGVLHAGILEGRRTFGNVMKYIMMATSSNFGNMFSMAAAALILPFLPMLPLQILLNNLLYDFSELPLPLDNVDEEDLVRPRRWDMTFIRNFMLTIGPISSLFDLLTFYLLMTLLKADETLFHTGWFVESIATQVLVIFVIRTRRNPLRSHPHPWLTWLSLGVVALAMLLPFSPVASGLGFVPLPLEFFGLLAVLLAVYLSLVELGKRWFYRRYAAPAANQSAERH; translated from the coding sequence ATGACCTCGACCGATCAAGCCTCCTTGGGCCAGGGATTGAGCAGCGCTGAGGCGGCCGCTCGGCTCAATCAGTTCGGGCCGAACCAGATCCGGCCGAAGCGGCAGCGCCTGGTCATTCTGGAATTCCTGGCGCGTTTGCGCAACCCGCTCGTCCTGATTCTGCTGGCGGCCAGCGGCATTTCCGCGGTGACCGGCGATGCCACCGGGGCCTGTGTCATCGGACTCATCGTGCTGGCGAGCGTGACGCTCGATTTTTTCCAGGAACATCGCGCCGGACAGGCGGCGCAGCGTCTGGCCGCACAGGTCGAGGTCGTCGCCACCGTGCTGCGTGACGGCACGCCGTGCGAGGTTGCGCTGAGCCGGCTGGTTCCCGGAGATGTCGTCCTTCTTTCTGCGGGCAGACTGGTGCCGGCGGACGGCATGGCGCTGGAGGCCGATGACTTCTTCGTCAACCAGGCCCAACTCACCGGCGAGCCCTATCCGGTGGAAAAGCGCCTGGGCCCGACGCTCCAAGCACACACCTGGGACGCCGATGCGCCCAACGCCGTGTTCATGGGCAGTTCCGTGGTGAGCGGCTCGGCGCGCGTGCTCATCCTGCGTACCGGGCCGCTGACCGCACTGGGACAGATTGCCACGTCCCTGGAAAAACAGCCGCCGGCAACCGCGTTCGAGCGGGGCACGCGCCAGTTCGGCCTGCTGATCATGCGCCTGACCTTTGGAATGGTGCTGTTCGTGCTGCTGGTCAACATCGCCCTGCATCGTCCGCTGCTGGAATCCTTCCTGTTCGCCGTGGCCCTGGCGGTGGGACTCACCCCCGAACTCCTGCCCATGATCGTGTCGGTGACGCTGGCGCGCGGCGCTTTGCGCATGGCGGACAAGAAGGTGATCGTCAAGCGCCTGTCGGCTATGCAGGACATGGGGTCGATGGACGTGCTGTGCACCGACAAGACCGGCACCCTGACTGAGGCGAAAATCCGCTTGGAGCGCCACATCGATGCGCAGAGCCGCGACAGCGCGCATGTGCTGGAACTGGCCTATCTCAACAGCCATTTCGAGAGCGGCCTGAAAAGCCCGCTCGACGACGCCATCCTGCAGCACGACGAGATCGACGCCTCCGGCTGGAACAAGCTCGACGAAGTGCCGTTCGATTTCGAACGGCGGCGCGTTTCCGTCCTGGTGGAAAGACAGGGCAGACGTCTTCTGGTGGTGAAAGGCGCGCCGGAAGACATTCTCGGCCTGTGCACCCGATATGAGCAGGAAGACGGCTCTGCAGCGCCGCTTGACGGAGCAGCCCGCGCGTGCATCACCGCGCTTTTCGACAGCCTGGGCGAGGAGGGATTGCGCGTGCTGGCCATCGCCTGGCGCGACATGCCGCCTGACCATCCGCATGCGGTGGTCACGGACGAGTCGGCGCTCATCTTCGCAGGTTTTGCGGCGTTTCTCGATCCGCCAAAGGCGAGCGCCGGGGAGGCGCTGGCCGCGATGGCGGCCAGCGGCGTCGCCGTGAAAATCGTCACCGGCGACAACGAACGGGTCACGCGCCATATCTGTATGCAATTGGGCGTGCCCATCCACGGCGTGCTGACCGGCAAGGAGATCGCGGCCATGAATGACGACGCGCTGCGCGCGCGTGTGGCCGACGTCAATCTCTTCTGCCGCGCCAATCCGGCGCAGAAAAACCGCATCCTGCTGGCATTGAAGGCGCGCGGCCACGTCGTCGGCTATTTGGGCGATGGCATCAACGATGCGCCCTCGCTGCATTCGGCCGATATCGGGATCTCGGTGGACAGTGCGGTAGACGTGGCCAAGCAGGCCGCTGCCATGATCCTGCTGGAAAACGACCTCGGCGTCTTGCATGCCGGCATTCTCGAAGGTCGTCGCACCTTCGGCAATGTGATGAAGTACATCATGATGGCCACTAGCTCCAACTTCGGCAATATGTTCAGCATGGCTGCAGCGGCGCTCATCCTGCCTTTTCTTCCCATGCTGCCGCTGCAGATTCTGCTCAACAACCTGCTCTACGACTTTTCAGAACTGCCGCTGCCGCTGGACAACGTGGATGAAGAGGATCTGGTGCGTCCGCGGCGCTGGGACATGACCTTCATCCGCAACTTCATGCTGACCATTGGCCCCATCAGCTCGCTGTTCGACTTGCTGACTTTTTACTTGCTGATGACATTGCTCAAGGCCGACGAGACCCTGTTCCACACCGGCTGGTTCGTCGAGTCCATCGCCACCCAGGTACTGGTGATCTTCGTCATCCGCACCCGCCGCAATCCGCTGCGCAGCCATCCGCACCCCTGGCTCACTTGGCTGTCGCTCGGCGTGGTCGCATTGGCGATGCTGCTTCCGTTCTCGCCGGTCGCCAGCGGCCTGGGATTCGTGCCGCTGCCGCTGGAGTTCTTCGGCCTTCTGGCCGTGTTGCTCGCGGTCTATCTGTCTCTGGTGGAATTGGGCAAGCGCTGGTTCTACAGAAGATATGCCGCACCCGCGGCAAATCAGTCTGCGGAGCGGCATTAG
- a CDS encoding c-type cytochrome, which produces MSAPHSNSHSASSSSDDVSDLPFAPTLRKILMVMGVGFIVPIVLLLLIAFYIGSSSQPPAGSEALATAEVDARVAPVGSAAVAASSQAAAQQNAASMTTAAAAPAASAAATTPTGSSSGAAVPVAATKVDGKGLYESTCIACHGAGVAGAPKVGDKAAWAPIIAQGDAVLYDRAIHGYTGKLGVMPPKGGSSASDDDVKAAVDYMVAQSK; this is translated from the coding sequence ATGAGCGCACCGCACTCGAATTCCCATTCCGCTTCTTCCAGTTCCGACGATGTGTCTGATCTGCCTTTTGCGCCGACTCTGCGCAAGATTCTGATGGTGATGGGCGTCGGCTTCATTGTTCCTATCGTCTTGTTGCTGTTGATTGCGTTTTACATCGGCAGCAGCAGCCAGCCACCGGCGGGTTCGGAGGCGCTGGCGACGGCTGAGGTGGATGCTCGGGTTGCTCCGGTGGGCTCTGCCGCAGTCGCGGCCAGCAGTCAGGCTGCGGCACAGCAGAATGCGGCCTCGATGACGACAGCCGCTGCGGCGCCTGCGGCTTCTGCTGCAGCGACAACGCCGACGGGCTCAAGCAGCGGTGCCGCGGTGCCGGTTGCGGCGACCAAGGTGGACGGCAAGGGCTTGTACGAATCCACCTGTATCGCTTGCCACGGTGCGGGTGTGGCGGGCGCACCCAAGGTGGGCGACAAGGCAGCCTGGGCACCGATCATTGCACAGGGCGACGCGGTGCTGTACGACCGTGCGATTCATGGTTATACGGGCAAGCTCGGTGTGATGCCGCCCAAGGGCGGTTCTTCGGCAAGCGATGATGATGTGAAGGCCGCTGTGGACTATATGGTGGCTCAGTCGAAGTAA
- a CDS encoding DUF2946 family protein: MDSAVLQAMSRWPNVPRCTGWLALDQRGQWWMRNHAGPTTWPRDAKGRLDKTDAGPVLHAGLAAFIGRNYTVDATGAWYFQNGPQRVDVSLEAAPWIIRLHHNARAGALWSTHTDQACKVESLWLDDQGQVWLRTDLGPGLLHSADMALLADHLDAPGTQLCLPNAAPLTIGHFTEPPAEFFGFRPDPP, from the coding sequence ATGGACAGCGCGGTACTCCAAGCCATGTCACGCTGGCCCAACGTGCCGCGCTGCACCGGCTGGCTGGCCCTCGACCAGCGCGGTCAATGGTGGATGCGCAATCACGCTGGCCCCACCACCTGGCCTCGCGATGCAAAGGGGCGACTGGACAAAACCGACGCCGGCCCCGTCCTGCACGCGGGCCTAGCCGCTTTCATCGGCCGCAACTACACCGTCGATGCCACCGGTGCGTGGTACTTCCAGAACGGCCCGCAGCGGGTCGATGTCAGCCTGGAAGCCGCGCCGTGGATCATCCGCCTGCATCACAATGCCAGAGCGGGCGCACTTTGGAGCACGCATACCGACCAGGCTTGCAAGGTCGAATCCCTCTGGCTGGATGATCAGGGTCAGGTGTGGCTGCGCACCGACCTCGGCCCCGGCCTGCTGCACAGCGCCGACATGGCCCTGCTCGCCGACCATCTCGATGCCCCGGGCACACAACTCTGCCTGCCCAACGCCGCCCCCCTGACCATCGGCCACTTCACCGAGCCGCCTGCTGAGTTCTTCGGTTTCCGGCCCGATCCCCCCTAA